Genomic DNA from Leptospira congkakensis:
CTTTGCCAAAAGATTTTTTGTTTCGAGGCAAATTATCACAGGAAATGTTTTGGACATCCATCCCGTTGTGTTTTGGAAACAATCCGTTCGTTTTGTTTATCATCTGTATCGATTCTTTTTAGTAAGTATACCTCATCTATTTTTTGATTTTTTAGTTTTATCAAAAATTCGTAAGGCAACAGGCGGAGAACTCCGTGGATCTTGTTCCGGCGGGGGAGCATTACCTTATCATGTTGATGAATTTTTTAATACCATTGGCATTCCTGTTTTAGAAGGGTATGGAATGACAGAAACAGCACCTGTTCTTGCTATGCGAACATTTGAGGAAATCATTCCTGGCTCTGTGGGAAGGGTTTTTCCAAAAACTAACTTAAGACTTGTGGATCTTCATACGGGAGAAGTTTTTTTAGATACAGAGGTTGGTAAATTTGTATTTGGAAGAAAGGGTGAAATCCATGTGAAGGGTAAACAGATCATGGCTGGTTACTATAAAAATCCTGATGCAACAAATAAGGTTTTGGTGGATGGATGGTTGAATACAGGTGATTTGGGTATTTTTACAGCAAATCACAACCTTCGAATTGTTGGTCGTTCAAAGGAAACGATTGTTTTGTTAGGTGGTGAAAATGTGGAACCAGTACCAATTGAATCTAAAATTTTAGAATCCGAATGGATCGACCAATGTATGGTAGTAGGACAAGACCAAAAATATTTGAGTGTTCTTGTATATCCAAACATCACTCGCTTTGATGAACCACTTACTGGAGAATTTTGGAATCAAAAAGAGGTGATTCAAAAAATTGAATCTGAAATCAAAACAAAAGTGAATGCTCAAACTGGATTTAAGGGATTTGAAAGAGTTGTCGGACTTGTGATATTACCGAAACCATTTGAAGTGGGTGATGAACTGACCGCAAAACTTTCTTTAAAGAGACATGTGATCACCGACAAATACAAAACAGAGATATCTAAATTGTATTCCAATAATTAAATTTGTTTTTAGATTAGGAGGGATTAATTCCCTCCACTAATCCTTGTAATGTTGATGCTAAAACTTCTTTCTGATTCTTTTCCACTAAAATCTTTTGTTTGTACTTTGATTATGTTTTCTCCAGCCTTTAAATTGAGAATCCCAACCAAATAACGATCTTTGAAAAATAAATCATCAAAACTATGTCCTTCTTTTGTTTTCCATTTGCCATCATCAAATCGAAGAGATGAAAAATTAGCTTGTTTGTAAGTTTCCCCATTAAAGAGAAATTTTACATCCTTCACACCTCTCCTTTGGCTATTTTTGATACCACCATCAATGATGCTAACGGTAAGTGGAAAAGCTTTGGAAACATTGATATTGTCCCCGTCATTTAAATTTGTAAAACTTTCCCCTACATGGATAAAGAGGTTGGCAATTTGTGGGGGCATTGTGTCTTCTACGGGCGGAAGATAAGCAAGTGGATCAAGGAGAGTTTTTCCATAATCCTTTCCTAAAACAAAGTGTAGGTGGCCACCCGTAGAATGGCCGGTATTTCCCGAGATTCCGATGGTATCACCGGCGGAGACCTGTTTGTTGGCACGAACTATTTCGCTTCTTGTTCCACCTAAATGGTAATACCCACTCACATAACCGCTTTTATGTGCTATCCAAACAATATTACCCGAACCACGTTCGTCTTCAAACGGATCATCTTCCGCATAACGGGAGTATAGGATAAAACCCTGGCTCATACTTTTGACAGGTTGGAATACGGAAGAAATATCGAGTCCATTGTGAAAATGATCCTTTCGCGACTCACCAAAAGTGCTCGTGAGGAGGGATGGCAAATCTAACCCCTGGATGGGCCAAACAAACTCCGGTTTTGTTTCGGATACCGGTTCATCAGCTAAAATAAAACTTGCCAAGAGACTCAAGACTACAACAATACTTCTCATGTTTAGAGAAGTCTCCAGGCGGGTTCCTTTTTAGGAAAGTAGATAATGACACTGACTTCTCATACCAATGAAGAAATTTTAGAGATTGTAAAATCTTGCGGTGCCGGTGACGAAAAGTCATTGCAGACTTTTTTTAACATTTATTCGCAAGATATCTATAATTTCCCCATCCGCGTCTTTCATTTGACTGAGGATGATGCTTCCGACTATTATATTTACGCTTTTGAACGGCTCAAAACCGGAAAACGATTCAAAAGTTTCGTGGGAAAATCTAGTTTCAAAACCTGGTTTTTCTCCGTCCTTCGCAATTTACTTATCGATTGGCAGCGCACCAAACGCGAAGTCAAAACCCAAACGATATCCAAAGTCAATAAAGACGGTAAAGAATACAGCACCATCGAAGACGAACCAGACAAAAGATCGGAAGCTCTCGCTTTGGCAGTCGATGTTTCCGACCAGTTTAATTCAGTATTATCTACAATCAAAATTGAGAACCGCGTTGTGTTCAAATTGTCCTTTGTTTATTACCTCCATTTGGATCCGGAAGAAATTCGATTCATCGCGGAAAAAACAAATCGTTCTGAGGAGGAAATCCGAATCGAAGTGCTTAAGCTTCGCGAGGACCTTTCTGGCCGCGAAGAAGAGAACTTAAAAATGGAAGATAAAATTACTTCTTTGTATTTGAATATTCTGGATTTGAAGGAACAAAAAAAATCCAAAGCCCAGGGCGATTCTGTAGAAGCACTTTATTATAAAGAGCGACTAGACCATGCTCTGGCCAAAAAGTATGAACAAAGGAAAAAATTAATCGAGAAAAAGCAGAAGGGGCATTTTCTCGTTCGCACCCCCTACCGTGAAATTGCTCGAATTTTAGGGATTTCCGAGGGTGGGGTTAGTGTTACCCTGCTCCGAGTTCTGGAAAAAATGCAAAAAAAAATGCATTCCATCGCAGGGGAGGCCTAATTTCCTTCGTCTTAATTAAGAGGGTGGAATTTGACATGGAAAATCAGGGTTTTAACGCAAATGTTCTGGAGATGGCCAGGGGACTATTTGTCCGAGGTGAATTTCCAACTGAAGATGAGATCCAAAGTCATCCTGATTTACAAGAAGCCTATTTCTATTGTGAAGAGGTCTTCTTTGCAAGCCTTCGAGAAGAAAAGGTTTCCGATCACTCTTTTGCTGAGTCTTGGGACCTAGCTAAGGCGGAGCGAACCTGGAACCAATCTCCGCTCCCTGTTCCTGAATTTTTAAAAGAATACACTCGCAAAAATCTAACCCTTCCGGAAAAAAAAGACAACCTCATTGTTCGCCTCACACAATCGGGAATCCGGGTGATTGACAGTCTCGTTGAATCTTTGCAAATCAAAGAAAGTTTCGAGTTTGCCCCATCAATGCGATCCGCTTCGGC
This window encodes:
- a CDS encoding M23 family metallopeptidase; protein product: MRSIVVVLSLLASFILADEPVSETKPEFVWPIQGLDLPSLLTSTFGESRKDHFHNGLDISSVFQPVKSMSQGFILYSRYAEDDPFEDERGSGNIVWIAHKSGYVSGYYHLGGTRSEIVRANKQVSAGDTIGISGNTGHSTGGHLHFVLGKDYGKTLLDPLAYLPPVEDTMPPQIANLFIHVGESFTNLNDGDNINVSKAFPLTVSIIDGGIKNSQRRGVKDVKFLFNGETYKQANFSSLRFDDGKWKTKEGHSFDDLFFKDRYLVGILNLKAGENIIKVQTKDFSGKESERSFSINITRISGGN
- a CDS encoding sigma-70 family RNA polymerase sigma factor gives rise to the protein MTLTSHTNEEILEIVKSCGAGDEKSLQTFFNIYSQDIYNFPIRVFHLTEDDASDYYIYAFERLKTGKRFKSFVGKSSFKTWFFSVLRNLLIDWQRTKREVKTQTISKVNKDGKEYSTIEDEPDKRSEALALAVDVSDQFNSVLSTIKIENRVVFKLSFVYYLHLDPEEIRFIAEKTNRSEEEIRIEVLKLREDLSGREEENLKMEDKITSLYLNILDLKEQKKSKAQGDSVEALYYKERLDHALAKKYEQRKKLIEKKQKGHFLVRTPYREIARILGISEGGVSVTLLRVLEKMQKKMHSIAGEA
- a CDS encoding AMP-dependent synthetase/ligase is translated as MRTMIDFYLNLPAKFGHKNAFASRVSAGVYQFKTYNNLLSDAKDLAFGLKGSLAEREKVAIFADNAYEWIQTSIAVTLLGAVDVPRASDVTDHDILYILNHSESKVLFVENEAVFKKVIRLESELEFLKEIVIIYPPAEGNKELSSRKIKISTLLGLVAKGKELRKVDPSDTLFLNNTIKESDLFTMIYTSGTTGTPKGVMLTQGNILFQLQNLPIRLEKGDRTLSILPVWHIFERIFEIFSLYYGACTYYSSVRTLKEDLKFVKPNFMASAPRLWESIYSGILGTLSKSSTVKQKMFQTAMFFAKRFFVSRQIITGNVLDIHPVVFWKQSVRFVYHLYRFFLVSIPHLFFDFLVLSKIRKATGGELRGSCSGGGALPYHVDEFFNTIGIPVLEGYGMTETAPVLAMRTFEEIIPGSVGRVFPKTNLRLVDLHTGEVFLDTEVGKFVFGRKGEIHVKGKQIMAGYYKNPDATNKVLVDGWLNTGDLGIFTANHNLRIVGRSKETIVLLGGENVEPVPIESKILESEWIDQCMVVGQDQKYLSVLVYPNITRFDEPLTGEFWNQKEVIQKIESEIKTKVNAQTGFKGFERVVGLVILPKPFEVGDELTAKLSLKRHVITDKYKTEISKLYSNN